One Gimesia aquarii DNA segment encodes these proteins:
- a CDS encoding NAD(P)/FAD-dependent oxidoreductase, with translation MNQTKSGEKNLNMEKDQCDVVIIGGGLAGLTLARQTLMQRPETSITIIEKKSFPVPEASHKVGESTVEIGAHYLGERLNLKKHLADQHLPKLGLRFFFNQNDQPISAGTEVGTSEFFPAPGYQVDRGRLENYLAETVQKMGADLITDSFVRQIELAADTDSASHRIEYEQNHVAHSLQCRWLIDASGRQSFLKRKLNLSEEIDHNINAVWFRLDAEIRVDEWCDEPEWGQRTGRVPRRWLSTNHLLGSGYWVWIIPLSSGATSLGIVFDPRLHHLNELNRFDKALAWLRIHEPECAARLEPHQDKLKDFMAMKQLARGCQQVFSKDRWALTGEAGVFLDPFYSPGIDYIAIGNTMITELITTDLSTRPITHLAPAFQSIFMTLFQNNLLAYQEQYPLFGNPRIMSLKYVWDYALYWSFPALLYFQDKLTEPTFIQSLSREIQAMRALNVQMQQFFREWHDLEDVAIIDATFVDQRSIEILIQLNGELSEELEDKALKARFTRNVEIVKDLMLEITSRISLQYPELASSAEEGHCSQNRLDRVFEAMNL, from the coding sequence ATGAACCAGACGAAAAGTGGAGAAAAGAATCTCAACATGGAAAAGGATCAATGTGATGTCGTGATCATCGGTGGGGGACTAGCCGGTTTGACACTTGCCAGACAGACGCTGATGCAGCGTCCTGAAACTTCGATCACAATTATTGAAAAGAAATCGTTTCCTGTCCCCGAAGCCTCACATAAGGTGGGGGAATCCACGGTTGAAATTGGAGCCCATTATTTAGGGGAACGACTCAACCTGAAAAAGCATTTAGCCGATCAGCATCTGCCAAAATTAGGTTTGCGTTTTTTCTTCAATCAGAATGACCAACCAATTTCAGCTGGTACGGAAGTAGGAACGAGCGAATTTTTTCCAGCGCCCGGATATCAGGTAGATCGAGGACGTTTGGAGAATTATCTTGCCGAGACGGTTCAGAAAATGGGAGCTGATTTAATCACAGATTCTTTTGTGCGTCAGATTGAACTGGCAGCGGATACTGATTCGGCATCACATCGAATTGAATATGAACAGAATCATGTAGCCCATTCGCTCCAGTGTCGCTGGTTGATTGATGCGAGCGGTCGACAAAGTTTTTTGAAACGCAAATTAAATCTTTCCGAAGAAATTGATCATAATATTAATGCAGTCTGGTTTCGGTTGGATGCAGAGATTCGAGTTGATGAATGGTGTGATGAACCAGAATGGGGGCAGCGCACAGGGCGGGTTCCTCGTCGCTGGTTGAGCACAAATCATTTGTTAGGTTCTGGGTATTGGGTTTGGATTATTCCTTTGTCATCGGGTGCTACCAGTCTGGGAATTGTGTTTGATCCTCGACTGCATCATCTCAATGAGTTAAATCGATTCGATAAGGCACTCGCGTGGTTACGTATTCACGAACCTGAATGTGCAGCGCGGCTGGAGCCACATCAGGATAAATTGAAAGATTTCATGGCCATGAAGCAACTCGCTCGTGGGTGCCAGCAGGTCTTTTCTAAGGATCGCTGGGCATTAACGGGTGAAGCGGGTGTATTTCTTGATCCGTTTTATTCACCGGGTATCGATTATATTGCAATCGGTAACACAATGATTACTGAGTTGATCACGACTGATTTATCAACCCGACCGATTACCCATTTGGCGCCCGCATTCCAAAGCATTTTTATGACACTGTTCCAGAACAATTTATTAGCATATCAGGAACAGTATCCCCTTTTCGGAAACCCACGAATTATGTCTTTGAAATATGTTTGGGATTATGCTTTGTATTGGAGCTTCCCAGCTTTGCTCTATTTTCAAGACAAACTGACCGAGCCGACGTTTATTCAGTCTTTGTCACGAGAGATTCAAGCGATGCGGGCATTGAACGTGCAGATGCAGCAGTTTTTTCGAGAGTGGCATGATCTGGAAGATGTTGCCATTATCGATGCGACATTTGTTGATCAACGATCTATCGAAATCTTGATTCAGTTGAATGGGGAATTGTCGGAGGAATTAGAAGACAAAGCGTTAAAAGCACGATTTACCAGGAATGTCGAGATTGTCAAAGACTTAATGTTAGAAATTACATCGCGAATTAGCTTGCAATATCCGGAACTGGCATCCTCAGCAGAGGAGGGACATTGTTCTCAAAACCGACTCGATCGAGTATTTGAAGCAATGAATTTATAG
- a CDS encoding NAD(P)/FAD-dependent oxidoreductase — translation MAATQSDVTILGGGLAGLALALQCRQKLPKAQITVLDKMAHPVPEATHKVGESTVEVGAYYFADVLGLKQHIVEEQLPKLGLRFFFPYGDNSRIEKRLEIGGTRYAPAASYQLDRGRFENFLGERCREQGIDFLDRADIKKLQINKWNRRHEVTYARDEMTQTVASRWVVDASGRRALLKQHLGLQKPTDQKCNAAWFRIDSRLKVDDWSDDPDWQSGHEGKTSRWYSTNHLMGQGYWVWLIPLASGSTSIGIVAEQQFHPLTEINTLEKSLAWLEKNEPQLASQLRKQNAEVQDFLVYKNYSRECQQVFSGQRWGITGEAGFFLDPFYSPGSDFIAFANTFLTDLIWRDLTWRGHRIRAFSYDRIFKKFFHGTAAVYRDQYQLFGNPQVMPVKVMWDYLIYWSLSGFIFMQERLCNHAMYMRNVSKLNRLSDLNHQMQDYFRLWHQKIPSQEISGLVNISNLPIIRNKNEALITELNWYEFDRQFSANLAQMETLYAEIVKQVGLTPASPVPMAKSSSVMKDAFRGVFDVIFPQKKAEQVDPPVPLTAGLKLS, via the coding sequence ATGGCGGCAACACAAAGTGATGTCACAATTTTAGGTGGCGGTTTGGCTGGGTTAGCTTTAGCGCTCCAGTGTCGTCAAAAATTGCCCAAAGCACAAATTACTGTGCTCGATAAAATGGCACATCCCGTACCTGAAGCGACTCATAAAGTGGGCGAATCGACGGTCGAGGTCGGTGCTTATTATTTTGCCGATGTACTCGGATTGAAACAGCATATCGTGGAAGAACAATTGCCCAAACTGGGTCTGCGTTTCTTTTTTCCATATGGCGATAATTCACGAATTGAGAAACGTTTGGAAATTGGGGGGACTCGATATGCGCCAGCGGCAAGCTATCAATTAGATCGCGGACGGTTTGAAAACTTTCTGGGAGAGCGCTGCCGAGAGCAGGGGATTGATTTTCTTGATCGTGCCGACATCAAGAAGCTACAAATCAATAAGTGGAATCGCAGACATGAGGTGACATACGCGCGTGATGAAATGACACAAACGGTCGCATCGCGTTGGGTGGTTGATGCCAGTGGTCGCCGCGCTTTGTTAAAACAACATTTGGGATTACAAAAACCGACAGACCAAAAATGTAATGCGGCCTGGTTTCGAATCGACAGTCGGTTAAAAGTAGATGATTGGTCAGACGATCCAGATTGGCAATCTGGCCACGAGGGGAAGACTTCCCGCTGGTACAGCACGAACCATTTAATGGGCCAGGGTTATTGGGTCTGGTTGATTCCATTGGCATCGGGTTCGACGAGTATTGGGATTGTTGCTGAACAACAATTTCATCCACTTACAGAGATCAACACTTTAGAGAAATCTCTGGCCTGGCTGGAAAAAAATGAACCGCAACTGGCAAGCCAGCTTCGAAAACAGAATGCTGAGGTTCAAGACTTCCTTGTCTATAAAAATTATTCCCGGGAATGTCAGCAAGTATTTTCAGGTCAGCGTTGGGGAATCACAGGTGAGGCCGGTTTCTTTCTGGACCCATTTTATTCTCCGGGTAGTGACTTCATCGCATTTGCAAACACTTTTCTGACTGATTTAATCTGGCGGGATTTAACCTGGCGAGGTCACCGCATCAGGGCATTCAGTTATGACCGGATCTTCAAAAAGTTTTTTCACGGCACGGCTGCCGTCTATCGCGACCAGTATCAGTTATTCGGCAATCCGCAGGTGATGCCTGTCAAAGTGATGTGGGATTATTTGATTTACTGGTCACTCTCTGGTTTCATTTTTATGCAGGAACGACTTTGTAATCATGCAATGTACATGCGAAATGTTTCCAAGTTGAACCGCTTGTCAGACTTGAATCATCAGATGCAAGATTACTTTCGGTTATGGCATCAAAAAATTCCGAGTCAGGAGATATCAGGCCTCGTCAATATTTCTAACTTACCTATTATACGAAATAAAAACGAAGCTTTAATCACTGAGTTAAACTGGTATGAGTTTGATAGACAGTTCTCTGCTAATTTAGCACAAATGGAAACTTTGTATGCCGAAATTGTAAAACAGGTAGGTTTAACTCCAGCCTCACCAGTCCCCATGGCAAAATCATCCTCGGTCATGAAAGATGCGTTCCGAGGAGTTTTTGATGTGATCTTTCCACAGAAAAAAGCAGAACAGGTTGATCCGCCTGTGCCCCTTACCGCAGGCCTGAAACTGAGTTGA